The Sphingobacterium bambusae genome includes a window with the following:
- a CDS encoding MSCRAMM family protein, with translation MKHLKKLIHVALITLVVTLHMGCKKEHDAPDNRRGQVVGTITDANGAPIAGVKVTLTGIKEEDQVTTSGNDGKYTFSEVTYRTHAVTFEKDGWMAVGLTVTAAGFNEAGQATVDVAMVSASARIVGTVTDALQGGGPLAGVTVSIGAVGGTVTTDNNGRFVIPNLIENNYTVSFSKGGYVGIVRPITAADFVDGIVTLDVQMGGEELLPGLTAVDLRKAEKWYYNEYRGGRNADAYPHWDWACNYMSTLDFRGAWQEQNEGTTLQIRNSGDQRNNPANMDAFDSFVFGSKLITEDNKILSLRAQTHNADAAAPAYFGVQVIDLSAAQPKAEKVGNTRTHGGGYTDFEFDLQAYVGKEVIIAIGIYRQSTGDYWKQVVLRAIRFADRKVENWDWLPGTEVINGWKLSQETARSTMPHTKKTFTGLSPVSGNRDNYVDAYRAWRNVAHVGAEWMFMPLKKDPEVFPSEGYIIKTRNTPEVDTEVPEAYMYAKFSVAAGSNRLALSTRNFGSNFTYFKLTAIGNDGSITHLSPASNTAQQASAASDGCWRFKHGDGGAGNPEGYAVFNYDLSAFNGKDVTLALGVYNGEANTGENKLVIHNIKIN, from the coding sequence ATGAAACACCTAAAAAAATTAATCCATGTGGCATTGATCACCTTGGTCGTAACGCTGCATATGGGCTGCAAAAAGGAGCACGACGCTCCGGATAACCGACGTGGCCAAGTGGTAGGGACCATAACGGACGCCAATGGGGCGCCTATTGCAGGGGTAAAAGTTACCCTGACGGGGATCAAAGAGGAAGACCAAGTGACCACCAGTGGCAACGATGGGAAGTATACCTTTAGCGAGGTGACCTACAGAACCCATGCCGTGACCTTTGAAAAAGACGGCTGGATGGCCGTGGGCCTAACCGTAACCGCGGCTGGTTTTAACGAAGCCGGACAGGCAACGGTAGATGTGGCCATGGTAAGCGCTTCTGCCCGCATTGTGGGTACCGTAACCGATGCGCTGCAAGGCGGCGGACCACTTGCCGGCGTAACCGTCTCCATCGGTGCGGTAGGGGGAACTGTTACTACCGACAACAACGGCCGATTTGTGATCCCTAACCTGATTGAGAACAACTACACCGTTTCCTTTAGCAAAGGTGGATATGTGGGGATTGTGCGCCCAATCACGGCTGCGGATTTTGTGGACGGCATAGTGACGCTGGACGTGCAAATGGGGGGCGAAGAGTTGCTGCCCGGATTAACCGCTGTTGACTTGCGGAAAGCCGAAAAATGGTACTACAACGAATACCGTGGCGGACGCAACGCCGATGCCTATCCACACTGGGACTGGGCCTGTAACTACATGAGCACCCTAGATTTTAGAGGTGCATGGCAAGAGCAGAACGAAGGTACCACCCTACAGATACGCAACAGCGGCGATCAGCGTAACAACCCAGCCAATATGGATGCGTTTGACTCCTTCGTATTCGGTAGCAAGCTGATTACCGAAGACAACAAAATACTGTCGCTACGTGCCCAAACGCACAATGCCGATGCCGCAGCACCAGCCTACTTTGGCGTGCAGGTGATCGACCTCAGCGCTGCACAGCCGAAGGCCGAGAAAGTGGGCAACACCCGCACGCATGGTGGGGGCTATACCGATTTCGAATTTGACCTGCAAGCCTATGTGGGCAAGGAGGTGATCATTGCCATCGGTATATACAGACAGTCTACCGGCGACTACTGGAAGCAAGTGGTGCTGCGCGCCATCCGCTTTGCCGATAGAAAGGTAGAGAACTGGGATTGGCTACCGGGCACGGAAGTGATCAACGGCTGGAAGCTATCGCAAGAAACCGCGCGCTCTACGATGCCGCATACCAAAAAAACCTTCACCGGACTAAGCCCCGTTAGCGGAAACCGCGACAACTATGTAGATGCTTACCGTGCTTGGAGAAATGTGGCCCATGTGGGAGCCGAGTGGATGTTTATGCCGCTGAAGAAGGATCCGGAAGTATTCCCTTCGGAAGGCTACATCATCAAGACACGCAACACGCCGGAAGTAGACACGGAGGTGCCTGAGGCGTATATGTATGCTAAATTTTCGGTTGCGGCAGGAAGCAACCGCCTGGCGCTAAGCACCCGGAATTTTGGTAGCAACTTCACCTATTTCAAACTTACGGCAATAGGCAATGATGGCAGCATAACCCATTTGTCGCCGGCCTCGAACACCGCACAGCAAGCATCGGCCGCTAGCGATGGCTGTTGGCGCTTCAAGCATGGCGACGGCGGTGCGGGCAACCCCGAGGGATATGCCGTGTTTAATTACGACTTATCTGCTTTTAATGGCAAGGATGTGACGCTAGCGCTTGGGGTGTACAATGGCGAAGCCAATACCGGAGAGAATAAACTGGTGATACATAATATTAAAATAAACTAA
- a CDS encoding glycoside hydrolase family 76 protein: MKKSMMIAMGSLLCFFICACNKAKSDGETMPPEDSNLATRSLTRAMEITDNALGAYFSGSGMTMARYYNPYTDNRSAEIGSVWMYTSAIEAVTAIMHSLEVEKEKGDATRYNEHFSRYEQELMKLYDGAEYYLGTFTLTSYTGTKEWTVYGVNRGNSKGGARVDGIENVYDDQMWLIREFLEAYKVTGNAEFLSKAEYLTAYVLDGWDCTIDANGNEVGGIAWGPGYATKHACSNGPMVSPLVWLHELYKGKSDQATRHYIDAGDRRTRKQEQMSKADYYLLYAKKIYDWQKQALLRADGVYDDMMGGCTPGSPQLEQIDGVNYRRSTTCRDRVGPAITYNSGTMLSGAADLYRVTNDAKYREDGTALANASFAYFAKKGVNVADYYTFDISGFRNWFNGVLMRGYVDFYPMHQASDAYIAAFQQNLDYAYENFFYKGLLPTNLLVGWNRDRGKNNTEGMFTFAFAAEYAVLSRYEHTK; this comes from the coding sequence ATGAAAAAAAGTATGATGATCGCGATGGGGAGCCTGCTATGCTTCTTCATCTGTGCCTGTAACAAGGCAAAAAGCGATGGGGAGACTATGCCGCCAGAAGACAGCAACCTGGCAACCCGCTCGTTGACCCGTGCCATGGAGATTACCGATAACGCACTTGGCGCTTATTTTTCTGGCAGTGGCATGACCATGGCCCGCTATTATAACCCCTATACCGACAACAGATCGGCTGAAATAGGCAGTGTGTGGATGTATACCAGCGCCATTGAGGCGGTGACCGCCATTATGCACAGCTTGGAGGTGGAAAAGGAGAAAGGTGATGCTACACGCTATAACGAACATTTTAGCCGCTATGAGCAGGAGCTGATGAAGCTATATGATGGTGCCGAGTATTACCTCGGTACCTTTACCCTAACTTCTTATACCGGTACCAAAGAATGGACCGTGTATGGCGTAAACCGCGGAAATTCCAAAGGTGGGGCACGTGTGGATGGTATTGAAAACGTGTATGACGACCAGATGTGGCTGATTCGCGAATTTCTGGAAGCCTATAAAGTGACCGGCAATGCCGAATTTTTAAGCAAGGCCGAATACCTGACGGCCTATGTGCTGGACGGCTGGGATTGTACGATCGATGCCAATGGCAATGAAGTCGGCGGTATAGCTTGGGGCCCAGGCTATGCCACCAAGCACGCCTGTAGCAACGGCCCTATGGTGAGCCCCTTGGTATGGCTGCACGAGCTGTATAAAGGAAAAAGCGACCAAGCAACGCGCCACTATATCGACGCGGGCGACCGCAGAACGCGCAAGCAAGAGCAAATGAGCAAGGCCGACTATTACCTGCTCTATGCCAAGAAAATATATGATTGGCAAAAGCAGGCCCTGCTGCGTGCCGATGGCGTGTATGACGATATGATGGGTGGGTGCACACCGGGATCGCCCCAGTTGGAGCAGATCGACGGCGTAAACTACCGCCGCAGCACCACCTGCCGCGATCGGGTAGGTCCTGCCATCACCTACAACAGCGGTACCATGCTTTCTGGCGCGGCCGATCTATACCGCGTAACCAACGATGCCAAATACCGCGAAGATGGAACAGCCTTGGCCAATGCTTCCTTCGCTTATTTTGCCAAGAAGGGCGTCAATGTGGCGGATTACTACACCTTTGATATCAGTGGATTTAGAAACTGGTTCAACGGCGTGCTGATGCGAGGGTATGTAGATTTTTATCCTATGCACCAGGCATCCGATGCCTACATCGCTGCCTTTCAGCAGAACCTGGACTATGCCTACGAAAACTTTTTCTACAAGGGACTATTGCCCACAAACTTGTTGGTGGGCTGGAACCGCGATCGTGGAAAAAACAATACCGAAGGCATGTTTACCTTCGCCTTTGCCGCCGAATATGCGGTTTTGTCTAGATATGAACATACAAAATAG
- a CDS encoding SusC/RagA family TonB-linked outer membrane protein has protein sequence MIKNVKMELSSCIRVVCLVLLLLPAVSWAQNIVVSGRVNSAEGEALVGVSVTVKGTSPQLATSTNAEGQYSIQVPQGAVLHYRYVGYIDVEETVGGRSRIDVVLQADESALEEVVVVGYGTQRKVSLTGAVSNIKGDEMRRTKNENPQNMLTGRVPGVRVWQRSAEPGNFNNSFDIRGLGNPLVVIDGIPRTAADFQRINSSDIEDISVLKDASAAIYGVRAANGVVLVTTKKGTKTGKTSVSLNSTYTFQRPSGLPTLADAYESMTIENERVRNNIASPYNIIYPESSFEDFRTGKRRTTDWTSLIFSDYSPQTQQDLSITGGAEKSQYYVGLGHLYQEGFFKSGDLNYRKVNLRSNISAELTKGLSFDLNLSGVVDQRNSPYSSSADIIRNYWRQGVLAPAYADPENTMLNYDGLDLEENTVAKMTSDISGYRKTGQKQIQSSASLNYDFAVLSDALKGLSAKALVSYDYRMDNNNINRREYYQYAFDQVSQLYVPKLYNISSPNQVRREMFDKQQVLGQFITNYNREFNGRHQVSGLLGTEVQKQMGDNFFAQRNLAFAMDYLFAGVAQDQLGGMNSSLNDIYETANAAVFGRANYTFDNRYIAEAQFRYDGSSKFLPGRQWGFFPSASVAWRISEEPFFKDWSALAFVNQLKLRGSYGVLGDDGSLQYDWATGYDYPATSSNAGSGYYAQYAPGYMFGNQFIYGVSTLPLPNQMITWFTSNTLNFGVDFEGWNGLFGFAVDYFERERKGLFARRTGDLPTVVGATAPRENLDSDKHFGMDVELSHRNKIGELSYRMKAIGTITRQKHLVGSEKGPWGNSYDRWRNDNLNNRTQGLQFGYQGAGRYVDWDDIRSFPIYKGNQTLPGDYKYEDWNGDGEINGLDMRPLFFDSTPWLNFSFSFDANYKNFDMNFLLQGTALGSMQYLEPLRAIWGSNGGGILEQYTDRWHTVDPQADPWDPSQEWVSGYYGFTGNYPLETSTFNRVSTAYLRLKSVELGYTLPKFRPSSTMNLRIFANAYNLFTITGVKFVDPEHPEDELGRLYPLNKTITGGLSLSF, from the coding sequence ATGATTAAGAATGTAAAGATGGAATTGAGCAGCTGCATACGAGTCGTATGCTTGGTATTGCTCTTACTTCCTGCCGTGTCATGGGCACAAAATATCGTGGTGTCTGGCCGTGTAAACAGCGCGGAAGGAGAAGCCCTCGTGGGCGTATCCGTAACGGTGAAAGGAACCTCGCCGCAATTAGCGACCAGCACCAATGCCGAAGGGCAGTACAGCATACAGGTGCCACAAGGCGCCGTGCTGCACTACCGCTATGTGGGGTATATTGATGTGGAAGAAACCGTAGGCGGCAGAAGCCGTATAGACGTGGTATTGCAGGCGGATGAATCGGCCCTAGAGGAAGTTGTGGTGGTGGGCTATGGAACACAACGCAAAGTGAGTTTAACCGGAGCCGTCTCCAACATTAAAGGCGACGAAATGCGGCGTACGAAAAACGAAAACCCGCAAAACATGCTGACCGGACGTGTTCCGGGCGTGCGCGTGTGGCAACGTAGTGCCGAGCCGGGAAACTTCAACAACAGCTTCGACATCCGCGGCCTGGGGAATCCTTTGGTGGTGATTGACGGGATACCTCGTACTGCTGCTGATTTTCAACGTATTAATTCAAGTGATATCGAAGATATATCGGTGCTGAAGGATGCTTCGGCTGCGATATATGGGGTGCGTGCGGCGAATGGTGTGGTACTCGTGACCACCAAAAAGGGAACCAAGACTGGGAAGACAAGTGTCTCGTTGAACAGTACCTATACCTTTCAACGCCCCTCGGGATTACCGACGCTGGCCGATGCATACGAATCGATGACGATTGAAAACGAACGGGTGCGCAATAATATCGCATCGCCATATAACATTATTTATCCGGAGAGCTCCTTTGAAGATTTTAGAACAGGCAAGCGGCGTACCACCGACTGGACCTCGCTGATCTTTTCGGACTACTCGCCGCAGACACAGCAGGATCTAAGCATCACGGGCGGAGCCGAGAAGTCGCAATATTATGTGGGCTTAGGGCACCTGTATCAAGAGGGATTTTTCAAATCGGGCGATTTGAATTACCGGAAAGTGAATCTGCGTTCAAATATTAGCGCGGAGCTGACCAAAGGGCTGAGCTTTGACCTTAATTTGAGCGGCGTTGTAGACCAGCGAAATAGTCCGTATTCGAGTTCGGCAGATATTATCCGCAACTATTGGCGGCAGGGCGTACTCGCCCCAGCCTATGCCGATCCGGAGAATACCATGCTTAACTATGATGGCTTGGATCTGGAAGAAAACACCGTAGCGAAGATGACCTCCGATATCTCGGGCTATCGTAAAACGGGACAAAAGCAAATCCAATCGTCGGCGAGCTTGAATTACGATTTTGCTGTGCTGAGCGATGCACTGAAAGGCCTTTCTGCAAAAGCCTTGGTTAGTTATGATTACCGGATGGATAATAACAACATCAACCGGAGAGAGTATTACCAATATGCTTTCGACCAAGTAAGCCAGTTGTATGTGCCTAAATTGTACAACATCAGTTCGCCCAACCAAGTGCGTCGGGAGATGTTTGATAAGCAACAGGTGCTTGGACAGTTTATTACAAACTACAACCGCGAATTTAATGGCCGACATCAGGTAAGCGGTCTCTTGGGAACCGAAGTGCAAAAACAAATGGGGGATAACTTCTTTGCACAACGTAACCTCGCTTTCGCCATGGATTACCTCTTTGCAGGTGTGGCGCAAGACCAACTGGGGGGAATGAACAGCTCGTTGAATGATATCTATGAAACAGCCAATGCGGCGGTTTTTGGAAGGGCAAACTACACCTTCGACAACCGCTATATCGCGGAGGCGCAATTCCGTTATGACGGTTCGTCGAAGTTTCTTCCCGGCCGCCAATGGGGATTCTTCCCTTCGGCATCTGTCGCCTGGCGGATCTCGGAAGAGCCGTTCTTTAAAGATTGGTCGGCACTAGCTTTCGTGAACCAACTGAAGCTGCGCGGTAGTTACGGGGTATTGGGAGACGATGGTAGCCTGCAATATGACTGGGCAACGGGCTATGACTATCCCGCAACATCGAGTAATGCAGGTAGCGGATATTATGCGCAGTATGCTCCCGGCTACATGTTTGGCAACCAGTTTATCTATGGTGTGTCTACTTTGCCGCTTCCCAACCAGATGATTACTTGGTTCACCTCCAATACCTTAAATTTTGGGGTCGATTTTGAAGGGTGGAATGGTCTTTTTGGCTTTGCCGTAGATTATTTTGAACGCGAGCGTAAAGGACTGTTTGCACGCCGCACGGGCGATTTACCTACCGTGGTGGGTGCTACTGCTCCGCGCGAGAACTTGGATAGCGACAAGCATTTTGGGATGGACGTGGAACTTTCCCACCGGAACAAAATAGGGGAGCTATCTTACCGCATGAAGGCCATCGGAACCATCACTCGGCAGAAGCACCTGGTAGGCTCCGAGAAAGGTCCTTGGGGAAATTCCTACGATCGCTGGCGCAACGATAACCTGAACAACCGTACACAAGGCTTGCAGTTTGGCTATCAGGGTGCTGGACGATATGTAGACTGGGATGATATACGGAGTTTTCCGATCTATAAAGGAAACCAAACCTTGCCCGGCGATTATAAATATGAAGACTGGAACGGCGATGGGGAGATCAATGGCTTGGACATGCGTCCCCTGTTTTTTGATAGCACCCCTTGGTTGAACTTCAGTTTCAGTTTTGATGCCAATTACAAGAATTTTGATATGAACTTCCTGTTGCAAGGAACGGCCTTAGGCTCCATGCAGTATTTGGAACCGCTGCGCGCCATTTGGGGAAGCAATGGGGGCGGGATACTGGAGCAGTATACCGATCGTTGGCACACGGTTGATCCGCAGGCCGACCCTTGGGATCCTTCGCAAGAATGGGTAAGTGGTTATTACGGCTTTACGGGGAACTACCCGCTGGAGACTTCGACCTTCAACCGGGTAAGCACGGCCTACCTGCGCCTAAAAAGCGTGGAGCTGGGCTATACCTTGCCGAAATTTAGGCCTTCCTCTACCATGAACCTGCGGATATTCGCCAATGCGTACAACTTGTTTACCATAACCGGGGTGAAATTTGTTGATCCGGAACACCCAGAAGATGAACTGGGCCGACTTTATCCGTTAAACAAAACTATTACAGGCGGGCTTTCACTTAGCTTTTAA